One window of the Dendropsophus ebraccatus isolate aDenEbr1 chromosome 12, aDenEbr1.pat, whole genome shotgun sequence genome contains the following:
- the FEZ1 gene encoding fasciculation and elongation protein zeta-1 isoform X4: protein MGAGCIVGKLIITLKEGGKLKLTVSSQPPLLRCSEMEAPLVSLDEEFEDVRSYSEDREDKSRSIYMSPSRHLEDASLSELENFSSEIISFKSMEDLVNEFDEKLNVCFRNYNAKTENLAPVKNQLQIQEEEERLRDEEVWDALTDNYIPLNGEKWREQSEELLNGNLSDTEFHEKEEEELNEKSENDSGINEEPLLTADQVIEEIEEMMQNSPDPEEELDEEENDLEEISSRSDTVLLQEMQALSQNFNNNWTTEGLQHMNTEELTQLLERVERAICDYSEELVQNLARRDELEFEKEVKNSFITALLEVQNKQKEHRELVKKRRKEKGLSLQSNRTERNGQMPMKRFSMEGLSNILQTGIRQTFGNSGNDKQYLNTVIPYEKRATPPTVEDLQMLTNILFAMKEDSEKVPMLLTDYILKVLCPT from the exons GCAAACTGAAATTGACGGTGTCATCTCAGCCTCCACTCCTGAGGTGCTCAGAGATGGAGGCCCCGTTGGTGTCCCTGGATGAGGAGTTTGAAGATGTCAGATCTTACTCTGAGGATCGAGAAGACAAGTCGAGGAGCATCTATATGTCACCTTCTCGGCATCTCGAGGATGCTTCACTTTCTGAGCTGGAAAATTTCAGCTCCGAGATTATCAGCTTCAAGTCTATGGAAGACCTGGTCAATGAGTTTGATGAAAAGCTCAATGTTTGCTTTCGAAATTACAATGCTAAAACGGAAAACCTGGCTCCAGTGaagaatcagctgcagatccaggaggaggaggaacggcTCAGAGACGAGGA AGTCTGGGACGCCCTGACGGACAACTACATTCCATTAAATGGTGAAAAATGGAGAGAACAGAGTGAAGAGCTGCTGAATGGTAACCTGTCAGACACCGAG TTCCATGAAAAAGAGGAGGAAGAACTGAATGAGAAGAGCGAGAATGATTCTGGTATCAATGAGGAGCCGCTGCTTACCGCAGACCAG GTGATTGAAGAGATTGAGGAAATGATGCAGAACTCCCCGGACCCTGAGGAAGAACTGGACGAAGAGGAGAATGACCTGGAAGAGATTTCATCTCGCTCAGACACTGTTCTCCTACAGGAAATGCAGGCCCTGAGTCAGAACTTCAACAATAACTGGACCACAGAGG GTCTGCAGCACATGAACACTGAGGAGCTGACGCAGTTACTGGAACGAGTGGAGCGAGCGATCTGCGACTATTCTGAAGAGCTGGTGCAGAATCTTGCCCGACGGGATGAGCTGGAGTTTGAGAAGGAGGTGAAGAATTCCTTTATCACGGCTCTTCTGGAAGTTCAGAACAAGCAGAAGGAACACAGAGAGCtggtgaagaagaggaggaaagagaaggGCCTCAGTCTGCAGAGTAATCGCACCGAGAGAAACGGACAGATGCCCATGAAG CGCTTCAGCATGGAAGGGCTCTCCAATATTCTACAGACGGGAATTAGGCAAACGTTTGGGAATTCAGGGAATGATAAGCAG TATCTGAATACAGTCATCCCATATGAGAAGAGAGCCACACCCCCAACTGTTGAGGACCTGCAGATGCTGACTAACA TATTGTTCGCTATGAAAGAAGACAGTGAGAAGGTTCCTATGCTATTAACGGACTACATTCTAAAAG TGCTCTGCCCAACCTAA
- the FEZ1 gene encoding fasciculation and elongation protein zeta-1 isoform X3, whose translation MGAGCIVGKLIITLKEGGKLKLTVSSQPPLLRCSEMEAPLVSLDEEFEDVRSYSEDREDKSRSIYMSPSRHLEDASLSELENFSSEIISFKSMEDLVNEFDEKLNVCFRNYNAKTENLAPVKNQLQIQEEEERLRDEEVWDALTDNYIPLNGEKWREQSEELLNGNLSDTEFHEKEEEELNEKSENDSGINEEPLLTADQVIEEIEEMMQNSPDPEEELDEEENDLEEISSRSDTVLLQEMQALSQNFNNNWTTEAGLQHMNTEELTQLLERVERAICDYSEELVQNLARRDELEFEKEVKNSFITALLEVQNKQKEHRELVKKRRKEKGLSLQSNRTERNGQMPMKRFSMEGLSNILQTGIRQTFGNSGNDKQYLNTVIPYEKRATPPTVEDLQMLTNILFAMKEDSEKVPMLLTDYILKVLCPT comes from the exons GCAAACTGAAATTGACGGTGTCATCTCAGCCTCCACTCCTGAGGTGCTCAGAGATGGAGGCCCCGTTGGTGTCCCTGGATGAGGAGTTTGAAGATGTCAGATCTTACTCTGAGGATCGAGAAGACAAGTCGAGGAGCATCTATATGTCACCTTCTCGGCATCTCGAGGATGCTTCACTTTCTGAGCTGGAAAATTTCAGCTCCGAGATTATCAGCTTCAAGTCTATGGAAGACCTGGTCAATGAGTTTGATGAAAAGCTCAATGTTTGCTTTCGAAATTACAATGCTAAAACGGAAAACCTGGCTCCAGTGaagaatcagctgcagatccaggaggaggaggaacggcTCAGAGACGAGGA AGTCTGGGACGCCCTGACGGACAACTACATTCCATTAAATGGTGAAAAATGGAGAGAACAGAGTGAAGAGCTGCTGAATGGTAACCTGTCAGACACCGAG TTCCATGAAAAAGAGGAGGAAGAACTGAATGAGAAGAGCGAGAATGATTCTGGTATCAATGAGGAGCCGCTGCTTACCGCAGACCAG GTGATTGAAGAGATTGAGGAAATGATGCAGAACTCCCCGGACCCTGAGGAAGAACTGGACGAAGAGGAGAATGACCTGGAAGAGATTTCATCTCGCTCAGACACTGTTCTCCTACAGGAAATGCAGGCCCTGAGTCAGAACTTCAACAATAACTGGACCACAGAGG CAGGTCTGCAGCACATGAACACTGAGGAGCTGACGCAGTTACTGGAACGAGTGGAGCGAGCGATCTGCGACTATTCTGAAGAGCTGGTGCAGAATCTTGCCCGACGGGATGAGCTGGAGTTTGAGAAGGAGGTGAAGAATTCCTTTATCACGGCTCTTCTGGAAGTTCAGAACAAGCAGAAGGAACACAGAGAGCtggtgaagaagaggaggaaagagaaggGCCTCAGTCTGCAGAGTAATCGCACCGAGAGAAACGGACAGATGCCCATGAAG CGCTTCAGCATGGAAGGGCTCTCCAATATTCTACAGACGGGAATTAGGCAAACGTTTGGGAATTCAGGGAATGATAAGCAG TATCTGAATACAGTCATCCCATATGAGAAGAGAGCCACACCCCCAACTGTTGAGGACCTGCAGATGCTGACTAACA TATTGTTCGCTATGAAAGAAGACAGTGAGAAGGTTCCTATGCTATTAACGGACTACATTCTAAAAG TGCTCTGCCCAACCTAA
- the FEZ1 gene encoding fasciculation and elongation protein zeta-1 isoform X6: MEAPLVSLDEEFEDVRSYSEDREDKSRSIYMSPSRHLEDASLSELENFSSEIISFKSMEDLVNEFDEKLNVCFRNYNAKTENLAPVKNQLQIQEEEERLRDEEVWDALTDNYIPLNGEKWREQSEELLNGNLSDTEFHEKEEEELNEKSENDSGINEEPLLTADQSAIQAIKVIEEIEEMMQNSPDPEEELDEEENDLEEISSRSDTVLLQEMQALSQNFNNNWTTEAGLQHMNTEELTQLLERVERAICDYSEELVQNLARRDELEFEKEVKNSFITALLEVQNKQKEHRELVKKRRKEKGLSLQSNRTERNGQMPMKRFSMEGLSNILQTGIRQTFGNSGNDKQYLNTVIPYEKRATPPTVEDLQMLTNILFAMKEDSEKVPMLLTDYILKVLCPT, from the exons ATGGAGGCCCCGTTGGTGTCCCTGGATGAGGAGTTTGAAGATGTCAGATCTTACTCTGAGGATCGAGAAGACAAGTCGAGGAGCATCTATATGTCACCTTCTCGGCATCTCGAGGATGCTTCACTTTCTGAGCTGGAAAATTTCAGCTCCGAGATTATCAGCTTCAAGTCTATGGAAGACCTGGTCAATGAGTTTGATGAAAAGCTCAATGTTTGCTTTCGAAATTACAATGCTAAAACGGAAAACCTGGCTCCAGTGaagaatcagctgcagatccaggaggaggaggaacggcTCAGAGACGAGGA AGTCTGGGACGCCCTGACGGACAACTACATTCCATTAAATGGTGAAAAATGGAGAGAACAGAGTGAAGAGCTGCTGAATGGTAACCTGTCAGACACCGAG TTCCATGAAAAAGAGGAGGAAGAACTGAATGAGAAGAGCGAGAATGATTCTGGTATCAATGAGGAGCCGCTGCTTACCGCAGACCAG agcgctatacaagcaataaag GTGATTGAAGAGATTGAGGAAATGATGCAGAACTCCCCGGACCCTGAGGAAGAACTGGACGAAGAGGAGAATGACCTGGAAGAGATTTCATCTCGCTCAGACACTGTTCTCCTACAGGAAATGCAGGCCCTGAGTCAGAACTTCAACAATAACTGGACCACAGAGG CAGGTCTGCAGCACATGAACACTGAGGAGCTGACGCAGTTACTGGAACGAGTGGAGCGAGCGATCTGCGACTATTCTGAAGAGCTGGTGCAGAATCTTGCCCGACGGGATGAGCTGGAGTTTGAGAAGGAGGTGAAGAATTCCTTTATCACGGCTCTTCTGGAAGTTCAGAACAAGCAGAAGGAACACAGAGAGCtggtgaagaagaggaggaaagagaaggGCCTCAGTCTGCAGAGTAATCGCACCGAGAGAAACGGACAGATGCCCATGAAG CGCTTCAGCATGGAAGGGCTCTCCAATATTCTACAGACGGGAATTAGGCAAACGTTTGGGAATTCAGGGAATGATAAGCAG TATCTGAATACAGTCATCCCATATGAGAAGAGAGCCACACCCCCAACTGTTGAGGACCTGCAGATGCTGACTAACA TATTGTTCGCTATGAAAGAAGACAGTGAGAAGGTTCCTATGCTATTAACGGACTACATTCTAAAAG TGCTCTGCCCAACCTAA
- the FEZ1 gene encoding fasciculation and elongation protein zeta-1 isoform X1 produces the protein MGAGCIVGKLIITLKEGGKLKLTVSSQPPLLRCSEMEAPLVSLDEEFEDVRSYSEDREDKSRSIYMSPSRHLEDASLSELENFSSEIISFKSMEDLVNEFDEKLNVCFRNYNAKTENLAPVKNQLQIQEEEERLRDEEVWDALTDNYIPLNGEKWREQSEELLNGNLSDTEFHEKEEEELNEKSENDSGINEEPLLTADQSAIQAIKVIEEIEEMMQNSPDPEEELDEEENDLEEISSRSDTVLLQEMQALSQNFNNNWTTEAGLQHMNTEELTQLLERVERAICDYSEELVQNLARRDELEFEKEVKNSFITALLEVQNKQKEHRELVKKRRKEKGLSLQSNRTERNGQMPMKRFSMEGLSNILQTGIRQTFGNSGNDKQYLNTVIPYEKRATPPTVEDLQMLTNILFAMKEDSEKVPMLLTDYILKVLCPT, from the exons GCAAACTGAAATTGACGGTGTCATCTCAGCCTCCACTCCTGAGGTGCTCAGAGATGGAGGCCCCGTTGGTGTCCCTGGATGAGGAGTTTGAAGATGTCAGATCTTACTCTGAGGATCGAGAAGACAAGTCGAGGAGCATCTATATGTCACCTTCTCGGCATCTCGAGGATGCTTCACTTTCTGAGCTGGAAAATTTCAGCTCCGAGATTATCAGCTTCAAGTCTATGGAAGACCTGGTCAATGAGTTTGATGAAAAGCTCAATGTTTGCTTTCGAAATTACAATGCTAAAACGGAAAACCTGGCTCCAGTGaagaatcagctgcagatccaggaggaggaggaacggcTCAGAGACGAGGA AGTCTGGGACGCCCTGACGGACAACTACATTCCATTAAATGGTGAAAAATGGAGAGAACAGAGTGAAGAGCTGCTGAATGGTAACCTGTCAGACACCGAG TTCCATGAAAAAGAGGAGGAAGAACTGAATGAGAAGAGCGAGAATGATTCTGGTATCAATGAGGAGCCGCTGCTTACCGCAGACCAG agcgctatacaagcaataaag GTGATTGAAGAGATTGAGGAAATGATGCAGAACTCCCCGGACCCTGAGGAAGAACTGGACGAAGAGGAGAATGACCTGGAAGAGATTTCATCTCGCTCAGACACTGTTCTCCTACAGGAAATGCAGGCCCTGAGTCAGAACTTCAACAATAACTGGACCACAGAGG CAGGTCTGCAGCACATGAACACTGAGGAGCTGACGCAGTTACTGGAACGAGTGGAGCGAGCGATCTGCGACTATTCTGAAGAGCTGGTGCAGAATCTTGCCCGACGGGATGAGCTGGAGTTTGAGAAGGAGGTGAAGAATTCCTTTATCACGGCTCTTCTGGAAGTTCAGAACAAGCAGAAGGAACACAGAGAGCtggtgaagaagaggaggaaagagaaggGCCTCAGTCTGCAGAGTAATCGCACCGAGAGAAACGGACAGATGCCCATGAAG CGCTTCAGCATGGAAGGGCTCTCCAATATTCTACAGACGGGAATTAGGCAAACGTTTGGGAATTCAGGGAATGATAAGCAG TATCTGAATACAGTCATCCCATATGAGAAGAGAGCCACACCCCCAACTGTTGAGGACCTGCAGATGCTGACTAACA TATTGTTCGCTATGAAAGAAGACAGTGAGAAGGTTCCTATGCTATTAACGGACTACATTCTAAAAG TGCTCTGCCCAACCTAA
- the FEZ1 gene encoding fasciculation and elongation protein zeta-1 isoform X5: MKGKLKLTVSSQPPLLRCSEMEAPLVSLDEEFEDVRSYSEDREDKSRSIYMSPSRHLEDASLSELENFSSEIISFKSMEDLVNEFDEKLNVCFRNYNAKTENLAPVKNQLQIQEEEERLRDEEVWDALTDNYIPLNGEKWREQSEELLNGNLSDTEFHEKEEEELNEKSENDSGINEEPLLTADQSAIQAIKVIEEIEEMMQNSPDPEEELDEEENDLEEISSRSDTVLLQEMQALSQNFNNNWTTEAGLQHMNTEELTQLLERVERAICDYSEELVQNLARRDELEFEKEVKNSFITALLEVQNKQKEHRELVKKRRKEKGLSLQSNRTERNGQMPMKRFSMEGLSNILQTGIRQTFGNSGNDKQYLNTVIPYEKRATPPTVEDLQMLTNILFAMKEDSEKVPMLLTDYILKVLCPT, from the exons ATgaagg GCAAACTGAAATTGACGGTGTCATCTCAGCCTCCACTCCTGAGGTGCTCAGAGATGGAGGCCCCGTTGGTGTCCCTGGATGAGGAGTTTGAAGATGTCAGATCTTACTCTGAGGATCGAGAAGACAAGTCGAGGAGCATCTATATGTCACCTTCTCGGCATCTCGAGGATGCTTCACTTTCTGAGCTGGAAAATTTCAGCTCCGAGATTATCAGCTTCAAGTCTATGGAAGACCTGGTCAATGAGTTTGATGAAAAGCTCAATGTTTGCTTTCGAAATTACAATGCTAAAACGGAAAACCTGGCTCCAGTGaagaatcagctgcagatccaggaggaggaggaacggcTCAGAGACGAGGA AGTCTGGGACGCCCTGACGGACAACTACATTCCATTAAATGGTGAAAAATGGAGAGAACAGAGTGAAGAGCTGCTGAATGGTAACCTGTCAGACACCGAG TTCCATGAAAAAGAGGAGGAAGAACTGAATGAGAAGAGCGAGAATGATTCTGGTATCAATGAGGAGCCGCTGCTTACCGCAGACCAG agcgctatacaagcaataaag GTGATTGAAGAGATTGAGGAAATGATGCAGAACTCCCCGGACCCTGAGGAAGAACTGGACGAAGAGGAGAATGACCTGGAAGAGATTTCATCTCGCTCAGACACTGTTCTCCTACAGGAAATGCAGGCCCTGAGTCAGAACTTCAACAATAACTGGACCACAGAGG CAGGTCTGCAGCACATGAACACTGAGGAGCTGACGCAGTTACTGGAACGAGTGGAGCGAGCGATCTGCGACTATTCTGAAGAGCTGGTGCAGAATCTTGCCCGACGGGATGAGCTGGAGTTTGAGAAGGAGGTGAAGAATTCCTTTATCACGGCTCTTCTGGAAGTTCAGAACAAGCAGAAGGAACACAGAGAGCtggtgaagaagaggaggaaagagaaggGCCTCAGTCTGCAGAGTAATCGCACCGAGAGAAACGGACAGATGCCCATGAAG CGCTTCAGCATGGAAGGGCTCTCCAATATTCTACAGACGGGAATTAGGCAAACGTTTGGGAATTCAGGGAATGATAAGCAG TATCTGAATACAGTCATCCCATATGAGAAGAGAGCCACACCCCCAACTGTTGAGGACCTGCAGATGCTGACTAACA TATTGTTCGCTATGAAAGAAGACAGTGAGAAGGTTCCTATGCTATTAACGGACTACATTCTAAAAG TGCTCTGCCCAACCTAA
- the FEZ1 gene encoding fasciculation and elongation protein zeta-1 isoform X2, with product MGAGCIVGKLIITLKEGGKLKLTVSSQPPLLRCSEMEAPLVSLDEEFEDVRSYSEDREDKSRSIYMSPSRHLEDASLSELENFSSEIISFKSMEDLVNEFDEKLNVCFRNYNAKTENLAPVKNQLQIQEEEERLRDEEVWDALTDNYIPLNGEKWREQSEELLNGNLSDTEFHEKEEEELNEKSENDSGINEEPLLTADQSAIQAIKVIEEIEEMMQNSPDPEEELDEEENDLEEISSRSDTVLLQEMQALSQNFNNNWTTEGLQHMNTEELTQLLERVERAICDYSEELVQNLARRDELEFEKEVKNSFITALLEVQNKQKEHRELVKKRRKEKGLSLQSNRTERNGQMPMKRFSMEGLSNILQTGIRQTFGNSGNDKQYLNTVIPYEKRATPPTVEDLQMLTNILFAMKEDSEKVPMLLTDYILKVLCPT from the exons GCAAACTGAAATTGACGGTGTCATCTCAGCCTCCACTCCTGAGGTGCTCAGAGATGGAGGCCCCGTTGGTGTCCCTGGATGAGGAGTTTGAAGATGTCAGATCTTACTCTGAGGATCGAGAAGACAAGTCGAGGAGCATCTATATGTCACCTTCTCGGCATCTCGAGGATGCTTCACTTTCTGAGCTGGAAAATTTCAGCTCCGAGATTATCAGCTTCAAGTCTATGGAAGACCTGGTCAATGAGTTTGATGAAAAGCTCAATGTTTGCTTTCGAAATTACAATGCTAAAACGGAAAACCTGGCTCCAGTGaagaatcagctgcagatccaggaggaggaggaacggcTCAGAGACGAGGA AGTCTGGGACGCCCTGACGGACAACTACATTCCATTAAATGGTGAAAAATGGAGAGAACAGAGTGAAGAGCTGCTGAATGGTAACCTGTCAGACACCGAG TTCCATGAAAAAGAGGAGGAAGAACTGAATGAGAAGAGCGAGAATGATTCTGGTATCAATGAGGAGCCGCTGCTTACCGCAGACCAG agcgctatacaagcaataaag GTGATTGAAGAGATTGAGGAAATGATGCAGAACTCCCCGGACCCTGAGGAAGAACTGGACGAAGAGGAGAATGACCTGGAAGAGATTTCATCTCGCTCAGACACTGTTCTCCTACAGGAAATGCAGGCCCTGAGTCAGAACTTCAACAATAACTGGACCACAGAGG GTCTGCAGCACATGAACACTGAGGAGCTGACGCAGTTACTGGAACGAGTGGAGCGAGCGATCTGCGACTATTCTGAAGAGCTGGTGCAGAATCTTGCCCGACGGGATGAGCTGGAGTTTGAGAAGGAGGTGAAGAATTCCTTTATCACGGCTCTTCTGGAAGTTCAGAACAAGCAGAAGGAACACAGAGAGCtggtgaagaagaggaggaaagagaaggGCCTCAGTCTGCAGAGTAATCGCACCGAGAGAAACGGACAGATGCCCATGAAG CGCTTCAGCATGGAAGGGCTCTCCAATATTCTACAGACGGGAATTAGGCAAACGTTTGGGAATTCAGGGAATGATAAGCAG TATCTGAATACAGTCATCCCATATGAGAAGAGAGCCACACCCCCAACTGTTGAGGACCTGCAGATGCTGACTAACA TATTGTTCGCTATGAAAGAAGACAGTGAGAAGGTTCCTATGCTATTAACGGACTACATTCTAAAAG TGCTCTGCCCAACCTAA